A single genomic interval of Syntrophobotulus glycolicus DSM 8271 harbors:
- a CDS encoding energy-coupling factor ABC transporter ATP-binding protein — MSGILETQQLTHIFPNGKAAIQEINLSIKGGEFVIIAGPNGSGKTVLIRHFNGLFLPTKGKVLLEGEPITKDLTEARKKIGLIFQNSDSQIVGQTVADDVAFGPENLNLSRKEVDHRVKESLEAVGLSDLANQQPHTLSGGQKKKLTVAGVLAMNPQIIVFDEPFTGLDYPGVLQVLKQIVGLHKNGHTIILVTHELEKTLAHAGRLIIMEKGRIVRDGEPSQLINEVELYGIRRPYGQNRSVETMTWLS; from the coding sequence ATGAGCGGCATTCTTGAAACTCAACAGTTAACACATATTTTTCCAAACGGCAAAGCGGCAATTCAGGAGATCAACCTTTCCATAAAAGGGGGGGAGTTCGTGATTATTGCCGGTCCTAACGGTTCAGGAAAGACCGTTTTGATACGGCATTTTAATGGACTCTTCCTCCCTACGAAAGGGAAAGTATTATTGGAAGGGGAGCCGATCACGAAAGATCTGACTGAAGCAAGAAAAAAAATCGGCTTGATTTTTCAGAATTCGGATAGTCAAATCGTTGGTCAGACTGTTGCTGATGACGTGGCGTTTGGTCCGGAAAATCTCAATTTATCCCGTAAGGAAGTTGATCATCGCGTGAAAGAATCACTGGAAGCTGTAGGATTAAGCGATTTGGCTAACCAACAGCCGCATACTCTGTCCGGAGGTCAGAAAAAAAAGCTGACAGTGGCAGGTGTGCTTGCCATGAACCCCCAAATTATTGTTTTTGATGAACCATTTACTGGATTGGATTATCCGGGAGTACTTCAGGTATTAAAACAAATCGTTGGCCTGCACAAAAACGGGCATACGATTATTTTAGTAACCCATGAGCTGGAGAAAACGCTTGCCCATGCAGGCCGCTTGATTATTATGGAAAAGGGGCGTATTGTCAGGGATGGTGAACCCAGCCAGCTCATTAATGAGGTGGAGTTATACGGGATAAGGAGACCTTATGGACAAAATCGAAGTGTTGAGACGATGACATGGCTGAGTTGA
- a CDS encoding energy-coupling factor transporter transmembrane component T family protein — protein sequence MAELNIFHYIPRASIVHCMDGRIKLICMILFTLAAGMAARVFDLAILTSVLLITLISSRLPLRNLFRDIRYFLFLIGMIIVVNSFSVPGTPIKNIPIHSFTWEGLNSGLLYGWRLMLIILLCVILTGSTSISSLKNVIEWFLAPIPFVPEARVAAMFSLTFVLIPLIFDQASEMREAQKARCIDERKNLLKRVKLYLYPLLLHTFMRADEMVLAMESRCYSEVRTKAVFQTNSKDWLLFTLSMLICSMIFFHRF from the coding sequence ATGGCTGAGTTGAATATTTTTCATTACATCCCCCGGGCATCAATTGTTCATTGCATGGATGGGCGAATAAAGCTGATATGTATGATCCTATTTACTTTGGCGGCAGGGATGGCCGCCAGGGTATTTGATTTGGCCATTTTAACGTCAGTATTGCTTATTACGCTGATAAGCTCCAGATTACCTCTCAGAAACTTATTCAGGGACATAAGGTATTTTCTTTTTTTAATCGGTATGATAATTGTTGTGAATTCCTTTAGCGTCCCGGGTACGCCGATTAAGAATATTCCGATTCACAGTTTTACTTGGGAGGGGCTTAATTCAGGCCTGTTATACGGATGGAGGCTTATGTTAATTATTCTATTATGTGTGATTTTAACAGGAAGCACTTCTATTTCATCATTAAAAAACGTTATTGAATGGTTTCTCGCTCCCATCCCTTTTGTCCCGGAAGCCAGGGTAGCTGCTATGTTCAGTTTGACCTTTGTTTTGATACCGCTCATTTTTGATCAAGCTTCCGAAATGCGGGAGGCCCAGAAAGCACGGTGTATTGATGAAAGAAAAAACCTGTTAAAACGGGTAAAATTATATCTCTATCCACTGTTGCTGCATACGTTTATGCGTGCCGATGAAATGGTACTGGCAATGGAATCAAGGTGCTATTCCGAAGTTCGGACTAAGGCAGTTTTTCAAACGAACAGTAAGGACTGGCTGCTTTTCACGCTTTCAATGCTGATTTGTTCGATGATCTTTTTTCATCGTTTTTAG
- a CDS encoding allophanate hydrolase, whose translation MIILPEKLTLSWLREHYLQSKIDPEQVIAEISLRAEAAANMSIWIVPPDPEWIRPYLDRLSELEIDSHPLWGIPFAIKDNIDLAGVLTTAACPDYAYMPDQNAAVVDRLIEAGAIPVGKTNLDQFATGLVGTRSPFGAVPNALRQELISGGSSAGSAASVAKGQAVFALGTDTAGSGRVPAALNGLYGWKPSCGAWPLSGVVPACASLDCVTVFANSIDDCLVVDHAVRGRDAEDPWSQEYPYPEPQRPERIFLPAKEPEFFGPFAENYQLAWHKTVDRIRKIWPETSTIDGSLLERAAGILYEGPWIAERWADLGRFVETHPGSVLDVTEKILRSGIHFDAASLFEAIHELQSMKAQVKKLLHEAVLILPTCGGTWTREQVIEDPVKKNSALGKYTNHCNLLDLCAVAVPSGWAAENLPFGITLFALAGKEGLLAGFLSNAGKHKG comes from the coding sequence ATGATTATCCTGCCTGAAAAACTTACGCTGTCCTGGTTAAGAGAGCATTATCTGCAAAGTAAAATTGACCCGGAACAGGTCATAGCTGAGATAAGCTTACGAGCGGAAGCGGCAGCGAATATGAGTATTTGGATCGTCCCTCCTGATCCTGAATGGATCAGGCCGTATTTGGACAGGTTATCTGAACTGGAAATAGACAGTCATCCGTTATGGGGAATCCCCTTTGCGATAAAGGACAATATAGACCTGGCGGGTGTGCTGACTACGGCTGCTTGCCCGGATTATGCCTATATGCCGGATCAAAACGCGGCCGTGGTTGACCGGCTGATCGAGGCAGGCGCGATTCCCGTAGGGAAAACAAATCTTGATCAGTTTGCAACCGGACTAGTGGGGACAAGAAGCCCGTTTGGAGCAGTGCCTAATGCTTTGCGGCAAGAATTGATAAGCGGAGGGTCGAGTGCAGGTTCGGCAGCATCTGTTGCCAAAGGACAGGCCGTTTTTGCCCTGGGAACGGATACAGCCGGTTCGGGGCGTGTTCCGGCAGCTTTAAATGGGCTGTACGGCTGGAAACCAAGCTGCGGCGCTTGGCCGCTGAGTGGTGTTGTTCCGGCCTGCGCCAGTCTTGACTGTGTTACGGTCTTTGCGAATTCCATAGATGATTGCCTGGTTGTCGATCATGCTGTACGCGGACGAGATGCGGAAGATCCCTGGTCACAAGAATATCCTTATCCGGAGCCCCAAAGGCCTGAAAGGATCTTTTTACCGGCAAAGGAACCTGAATTTTTCGGCCCATTTGCCGAAAATTATCAACTGGCCTGGCATAAGACTGTGGATAGAATCAGGAAAATCTGGCCGGAAACATCAACAATTGACGGTTCACTGCTGGAACGAGCTGCCGGCATATTGTACGAAGGCCCCTGGATTGCTGAAAGGTGGGCTGATTTAGGCCGGTTTGTGGAGACACACCCCGGCAGCGTATTGGATGTCACCGAGAAAATTTTGCGCAGTGGGATACATTTTGACGCAGCTTCTCTTTTTGAAGCAATCCATGAATTACAATCGATGAAAGCGCAGGTCAAAAAGCTGCTTCATGAGGCGGTTCTTATCTTACCAACTTGCGGGGGAACATGGACCAGGGAACAGGTAATCGAGGATCCTGTTAAGAAAAACAGCGCCCTCGGCAAGTATACGAATCATTGCAATCTCCTGGATCTGTGCGCGGTTGCAGTGCCTTCCGGCTGGGCGGCAGAAAACCTTCCTTTCGGGATCACTCTATTTGCGCTTGCGGGGAAGGAAGGTCTGCTTGCCGGATTCCTATCAAATGCAGGGAAGCACAAAGGATAG
- a CDS encoding biotin transporter BioY yields the protein MSQSQTPNLRIMVFACLFTALIMIGGYLSFPIPFSPVPIVLADFFIMLAGLLLGASWGSASVGLFLFLGALGLPVFAGGKAGLAVFFGPTGGFLFGYLAGVFVIGLIAGKGKSSLIKDSVALIVGNMLLYSMGVTWLKLALKISWIKASALGFLPFVPGMIIKIIVAAALIKRLRPLLQSLITDQR from the coding sequence ATGAGTCAAAGTCAGACGCCTAATCTACGGATAATGGTTTTTGCATGTCTTTTTACGGCACTAATCATGATCGGAGGTTATCTGAGCTTTCCAATTCCGTTCAGTCCGGTCCCTATTGTACTGGCGGATTTCTTCATCATGCTTGCGGGTTTACTCTTAGGAGCATCCTGGGGTAGCGCCAGTGTAGGGTTGTTTCTTTTTTTAGGTGCGCTCGGGCTTCCGGTTTTTGCGGGCGGAAAAGCAGGATTGGCAGTTTTCTTTGGGCCGACAGGAGGGTTCCTGTTCGGATATTTGGCCGGGGTTTTTGTTATCGGGCTGATCGCTGGGAAAGGAAAATCTTCATTGATCAAAGATAGCGTTGCCTTAATTGTGGGCAACATGCTTTTGTACAGTATGGGCGTTACTTGGCTGAAGCTGGCTTTGAAAATTTCCTGGATAAAAGCATCGGCCTTGGGGTTTTTGCCCTTCGTACCAGGGATGATCATCAAAATTATTGTTGCCGCAGCCTTGATTAAACGATTAAGGCCCCTTCTTCAGTCGCTTATCACTGATCAAAGATAA